The following are encoded in a window of Ruficoccus amylovorans genomic DNA:
- the typA gene encoding translational GTPase TypA, translated as MSATATIATADKIRNIAIIAHVDHGKTTLVDCLLQQSGTYRENQAVPVRAMDSMDLEREKGITIKAKNTAIQWNGYTINIVDTPGHADFGAEVERVMKMVDGVLLLTDAVGGPQAQTRWVLRKALSHGLKTICVINKVDRETSRPDWVHDKVLELFLDLEASDDQFNAPFIYGSAKNGWADRELDGPRKNMDALFETIVEHIPAPQVEDNDFRMLVSNIDWDDFVGRLAIGRILSGKVTSGDTIYALRKNGQRERVKITKLIRFTGLGVTPVEEMSAGDIVGIAGFDEIDIGETLAASKEVEPLPFITIDPATIEMEFHVNDGPLAGKDGKKVTSRQIRDRLVRETKSNISIHIKDTDEGTRFLVSARGAMQIAVLLETMRREGYEVMASRPTVLYKEIDGTLCEPYEQVWVEVPGDLLGAVMENLSNRKAQITNMEHHHAGVTVEAVISTRGLIGFESDLVTLTSGHGVCSHMFLDYRPRGGEIVTRQTGTLVSMETGTSMPYSLDIIQARGKLFVSPGEDIYNGQIVGESPRKEDLPVNPCKAKHLDNMRSSGNDKNVQLAPPIRFSLERAIEYIAADELVEVTPHHLRLRKRILDAEQRRKIMKRLKRDD; from the coding sequence ATGAGCGCAACGGCCACTATCGCAACCGCGGATAAGATCCGCAACATCGCCATCATCGCACACGTTGACCACGGCAAGACCACCCTGGTGGATTGCCTGCTGCAACAATCCGGCACCTACCGCGAGAACCAGGCCGTCCCCGTGCGGGCCATGGACAGCATGGACCTGGAGCGCGAAAAAGGCATCACCATCAAGGCCAAAAACACCGCCATCCAGTGGAACGGCTACACGATCAACATCGTGGACACCCCCGGTCACGCCGACTTCGGCGCCGAGGTCGAGCGCGTGATGAAGATGGTGGACGGCGTACTCCTGCTGACCGATGCCGTCGGTGGCCCCCAGGCCCAGACCCGCTGGGTCCTCCGCAAGGCCCTCAGCCACGGCCTCAAGACCATTTGCGTGATCAACAAGGTAGACCGCGAGACCTCCCGCCCCGACTGGGTCCACGACAAGGTACTCGAGCTCTTCCTCGACCTGGAGGCCAGCGACGACCAGTTCAACGCCCCCTTCATTTACGGCTCGGCCAAGAACGGCTGGGCCGACCGCGAGCTGGACGGCCCCCGCAAGAACATGGACGCGCTCTTCGAAACCATCGTCGAGCACATCCCGGCCCCGCAAGTTGAGGATAACGACTTCCGCATGCTCGTTTCCAACATCGACTGGGACGACTTCGTCGGACGTCTGGCCATCGGCCGTATCCTCTCCGGCAAGGTCACCAGCGGCGATACCATTTACGCCCTGCGCAAAAACGGCCAGCGCGAACGTGTCAAAATCACCAAGCTGATCCGCTTCACCGGCCTGGGCGTGACCCCGGTCGAGGAAATGAGCGCGGGCGACATCGTCGGCATTGCCGGTTTTGACGAAATCGACATCGGCGAAACCCTCGCCGCGAGCAAAGAAGTCGAGCCCCTCCCCTTCATCACCATCGATCCGGCCACCATTGAGATGGAGTTCCACGTCAATGACGGCCCCCTCGCTGGCAAGGACGGCAAGAAGGTCACCTCGCGCCAGATCCGCGACCGTCTCGTGCGCGAGACCAAGAGCAACATTTCCATCCACATCAAGGACACCGACGAGGGCACGCGCTTCCTCGTCTCGGCCCGCGGGGCGATGCAAATCGCCGTGCTGCTCGAAACCATGCGCCGCGAAGGCTACGAAGTCATGGCCTCACGCCCGACCGTGCTTTACAAGGAAATCGACGGCACGCTCTGCGAACCGTACGAGCAGGTCTGGGTCGAAGTCCCCGGCGACCTCCTCGGGGCGGTCATGGAAAACCTTTCCAACCGCAAGGCCCAGATCACCAATATGGAGCACCACCACGCGGGCGTGACGGTCGAGGCCGTCATCTCCACCCGCGGGCTGATCGGCTTCGAGAGCGACCTGGTCACGCTGACCAGCGGCCACGGCGTCTGCTCCCACATGTTCCTGGACTACCGCCCGCGCGGTGGTGAGATCGTCACCCGCCAGACCGGTACCCTCGTCTCCATGGAAACGGGCACCAGCATGCCCTACTCACTGGACATTATCCAGGCCCGCGGGAAGCTCTTTGTCAGCCCCGGTGAGGATATTTACAACGGTCAGATCGTCGGTGAAAGCCCCCGCAAGGAAGACCTCCCGGTCAACCCCTGCAAGGCCAAGCACCTAGACAACATGCGCTCCTCCGGCAACGACAAAAACGTCCAGCTCGCCCCGCCGATCCGCTTCTCGCTGGAACGTGCCATCGAGTACATCGCCGCCGACGAACTGGTGGAAGTCACCCCGCACCACCTGCGCCTGCGCAAGCGCATCCTCGACGCCGAACAGCGCCGCAAGATCATGAAGCGTCTCAAGCGCGACGACTAG
- a CDS encoding heme NO-binding domain-containing protein, translating into MKGIVFTEFLEMVESRFGVEMTDVILEEADLPMSRGAYTAVGTYPHSEMVSLVTHLSGHSGLSVPDLLKSYGEHLFGRFHALYPGFFRDGGDAFDFLTSIHEVIHVEVKKLYPDAELPSFLCSSPEPGVLRMHYISSRQMQDFAEGLIIGCLKHFNQSSTIEKELQPDGTTIFLLRKGETDPTIISPASDHE; encoded by the coding sequence ATGAAAGGCATCGTTTTTACTGAATTTCTCGAAATGGTGGAGTCTCGCTTTGGAGTGGAGATGACCGATGTGATTCTGGAAGAGGCGGACCTGCCCATGTCGCGTGGAGCCTACACTGCGGTGGGGACATACCCGCACTCTGAGATGGTTTCGCTGGTCACACACTTGAGCGGGCATTCCGGGCTTTCAGTCCCGGATTTGCTCAAGAGCTACGGGGAGCACCTTTTCGGTCGTTTTCACGCCCTGTACCCTGGGTTTTTCCGGGATGGAGGCGATGCCTTCGATTTTCTCACCAGCATCCATGAGGTTATTCACGTCGAGGTCAAAAAACTCTACCCGGACGCCGAACTGCCGAGCTTCCTTTGTTCATCGCCGGAGCCAGGTGTATTAAGGATGCACTACATATCTTCCCGGCAGATGCAGGATTTTGCCGAAGGGCTTATTATCGGCTGCCTGAAGCATTTCAATCAATCCTCCACGATAGAAAAAGAACTCCAACCCGACGGCACGACCATATTCCTCCTGCGCAAGGGGGAAACTGATCCAACGATAATTTCCCCGGCATCCGATCATGAGTGA
- a CDS encoding hybrid sensor histidine kinase/response regulator gives MSDEPSVWQKRLERERAARKQAERLLEGKALELYRKNQELEKVKADLKKTVQRRTEELQYSLRMLHEEEHRLADLAARFPGVIYQWYLRPNGECGFYYISPTCEETFGFTAEAALKDWTVIQIHPDDQQRWDSSAEAAISGQIDWDFEGRIITSGGVVKWMRGCGRPVRGRNEEIVFNGMMMDITPLKKAEEELRRLSLVASRTINGVVITDESGYIIWVNRAFSSITGYDISEAVGKKPGHLLQGPLTDPDTIKYISRQLLNQRPFSAELLNYHKNGNTYWLRLDVNPLFDDNGRLTNFVALETDITRQKETEEALRMARQMAEAAAREAEEANQAKSRFLANMSHEIRTPLNGILGYAQIMARRKDLSPDIKDMIRTIGRSGEHLLRLIDDILDLSKIEAGKLELHEDHFALMAFLRELEDMLLPRAEAKNIRLRFVPWDYEAGVSQVFGERMVCMDEKALRQILLNLVGNAIKFTQVGGVSIRYGLTSAGRLRFEIEDTGTGIDTSEQAGVFNAFEQAEKGRRSIGGTGLGLAISKRLCELMNGEIGLESELGTGSLFWVELPLRASDAPMREPEVRLPDISGYEGEPRRVLVVDDNVDNRVVLSDLLTSVGFEVNKASDSQEALDWIERELPDLILTDLVMPNVSGFELCRMIHEDPRVKHVPVVAVSASLMRSAENKERLMPFAAFVSKPIMVDELYREVGRLLGLTWRYVKDVPITPLPSASMPGNRPAPDTLTELLDLAELGDMLEVQRRLVQLVRQYPQWEKYYRRLESLANDFQADALAHLIRETLGGDGTASESNPEIT, from the coding sequence ATGAGTGACGAACCTTCAGTCTGGCAAAAGCGCCTGGAGCGCGAGCGGGCAGCCCGCAAGCAGGCCGAGCGCCTGCTGGAGGGCAAGGCACTGGAGCTTTACCGCAAAAACCAGGAATTGGAGAAGGTTAAGGCTGATCTGAAAAAAACCGTTCAGCGACGTACGGAGGAACTGCAGTATTCCCTGCGTATGCTGCATGAGGAGGAGCACCGGTTGGCCGACCTGGCGGCGCGCTTCCCGGGAGTTATCTATCAGTGGTATCTGCGTCCCAATGGTGAATGCGGGTTTTATTATATCAGCCCCACTTGCGAGGAAACCTTTGGTTTCACCGCCGAGGCGGCTTTGAAGGACTGGACCGTGATCCAGATTCATCCGGATGACCAGCAGCGTTGGGATTCTTCTGCCGAGGCGGCGATATCCGGGCAGATAGACTGGGATTTCGAAGGGCGCATCATCACTTCCGGCGGAGTGGTCAAGTGGATGCGCGGCTGCGGCCGGCCGGTGAGAGGGCGCAACGAGGAGATCGTTTTCAACGGGATGATGATGGACATCACCCCCCTCAAAAAAGCGGAGGAGGAACTGCGTCGCTTGTCGCTGGTGGCGAGCAGGACGATCAACGGGGTCGTCATCACCGATGAGTCCGGTTACATTATTTGGGTCAATCGGGCCTTTTCCAGCATCACCGGCTACGATATCAGCGAAGCTGTTGGCAAGAAGCCAGGTCATCTCCTTCAAGGCCCGCTGACCGATCCGGATACGATTAAGTACATCAGCCGCCAATTGTTGAATCAGCGGCCTTTTAGCGCCGAGTTGCTCAACTACCACAAAAACGGAAATACGTACTGGCTGAGGCTGGATGTGAATCCGCTCTTCGATGATAACGGCAGGCTGACGAATTTCGTGGCGCTGGAGACAGACATTACCCGGCAGAAGGAAACCGAAGAGGCCCTTCGAATGGCGCGGCAGATGGCCGAGGCAGCCGCACGGGAAGCGGAGGAGGCCAATCAGGCCAAGAGCCGCTTCCTGGCTAATATGAGCCATGAGATCCGGACTCCGCTCAATGGCATCCTCGGCTACGCGCAGATCATGGCCCGCCGGAAGGACCTGAGTCCGGACATTAAGGATATGATCCGTACGATTGGCCGTAGTGGGGAGCATTTGCTGCGGCTGATCGACGACATTCTTGATCTTTCCAAGATCGAGGCGGGCAAGCTGGAACTGCATGAGGACCACTTTGCCCTGATGGCTTTTCTGCGCGAACTGGAGGACATGCTCCTGCCCAGGGCCGAGGCCAAGAACATTCGGCTTCGGTTTGTGCCTTGGGATTATGAGGCGGGTGTTAGCCAGGTGTTTGGCGAAAGGATGGTCTGCATGGACGAAAAAGCCCTCCGCCAAATCCTGCTAAACCTGGTTGGCAATGCTATCAAGTTCACCCAGGTGGGTGGGGTGAGTATCCGCTATGGCCTCACTTCGGCCGGACGCCTCCGTTTCGAAATCGAAGATACCGGAACGGGTATCGACACTAGCGAGCAAGCCGGTGTCTTTAATGCCTTTGAGCAGGCTGAAAAGGGGCGGAGAAGTATTGGGGGAACCGGGCTGGGACTGGCTATCAGCAAGCGTTTGTGCGAACTGATGAACGGAGAGATCGGGCTGGAGTCTGAACTGGGAACCGGCTCGCTGTTTTGGGTGGAATTACCCTTGCGGGCATCCGATGCCCCGATGCGCGAGCCCGAGGTTCGGCTCCCGGATATTTCCGGCTACGAGGGCGAGCCTCGTCGGGTGCTGGTCGTCGATGATAATGTCGATAATCGTGTCGTGTTATCGGACCTCTTGACTTCGGTCGGTTTTGAGGTGAACAAAGCCTCGGATAGTCAGGAGGCCTTGGACTGGATCGAACGGGAACTTCCCGATCTGATTCTGACCGATCTGGTCATGCCGAATGTGAGTGGCTTCGAGCTATGCCGCATGATCCATGAAGACCCCCGCGTGAAACATGTGCCGGTGGTTGCCGTCTCGGCCAGCCTGATGCGTAGTGCCGAGAACAAGGAACGGCTCATGCCTTTTGCCGCATTTGTCAGCAAACCCATTATGGTGGACGAACTTTACCGCGAAGTCGGGCGGCTGTTGGGGTTGACTTGGCGCTACGTCAAAGATGTGCCCATAACGCCTCTCCCATCGGCGAGTATGCCGGGGAACCGGCCCGCCCCCGATACGCTGACCGAACTGCTGGACCTGGCGGAACTGGGAGACATGTTGGAGGTTCAGCGCCGCCTCGTGCAGCTCGTACGCCAATATCCGCAATGGGAGAAGTACTATCGCAGGCTGGAATCGCTGGCCAACGATTTCCAGGCGGACGCTCTTGCCCACCTGATTCGCGAAACCCTCGGCGGTGATGGGACCGCATCCGAATCGAATCCGGAGATAACATGA